The proteins below come from a single Parageobacillus thermoglucosidasius genomic window:
- a CDS encoding ABC transporter ATP-binding protein, with protein sequence MEKEAIIRFERVTKEYDGLVVLDDVSFEIERGKFYTLLGPSGCGKTTILRLIAGFAEPTKGTIYFHGKPVNHVPANKRQVNTVFQDYALFPHLNVFENVAFGLRIKKKKRSEIEEKVQQALRFVNLEGYENRSIQEMSGGQRQRVAIARAIVNEPEVLLLDEPLSALDLKLRTEMQYELRELQRRLGITFIFVTHDQEEALAMSDQIFVLNKGKIQQSGTPKDIYDEPVNRFVADFIGESNILRGTMIEDYLVEFAGKRFTCVDKGFRPNEPVDVVIRPEDLEITTKDQGKLQVRVDSQLFRGVHYELCCYDEDGNEWLVHSTKKAEVGEEIGLYFDPEDIHVMHISEDDGEGSDEK encoded by the coding sequence ATGGAGAAAGAGGCAATCATCCGCTTTGAGCGGGTGACGAAGGAATACGATGGGTTAGTCGTGCTTGATGATGTCAGTTTTGAGATTGAGCGCGGGAAGTTTTACACACTGCTTGGGCCATCGGGATGCGGAAAGACGACGATTCTTCGCTTAATTGCGGGGTTTGCAGAGCCGACGAAAGGAACGATTTATTTTCACGGGAAGCCGGTGAATCACGTTCCCGCCAATAAGCGGCAAGTAAATACGGTGTTTCAAGATTACGCCTTGTTTCCGCATTTGAACGTGTTTGAAAACGTGGCGTTTGGGCTGCGGATAAAAAAGAAAAAGCGTTCGGAAATTGAGGAAAAAGTCCAACAGGCGCTCCGGTTTGTGAATTTGGAAGGGTATGAGAATCGCAGCATTCAAGAAATGTCCGGAGGCCAGCGGCAGCGGGTGGCGATTGCGCGCGCGATCGTCAACGAGCCAGAAGTGCTTTTGCTCGATGAGCCGCTGTCGGCGCTTGATTTAAAGTTGCGTACCGAAATGCAATATGAGCTCCGTGAATTGCAGCGCCGGTTAGGGATTACGTTTATTTTTGTCACCCATGACCAAGAAGAGGCGCTGGCGATGTCGGACCAAATTTTCGTGCTGAATAAAGGAAAAATCCAGCAAAGCGGCACGCCAAAAGACATTTACGATGAGCCGGTTAATCGGTTTGTTGCTGATTTTATTGGTGAATCGAACATCTTGCGGGGGACGATGATCGAAGATTACCTTGTCGAATTCGCAGGAAAGCGGTTTACGTGCGTGGACAAAGGCTTTCGCCCGAACGAGCCGGTCGATGTTGTCATCCGCCCGGAAGATTTGGAAATTACGACAAAAGATCAAGGAAAACTCCAAGTGCGCGTTGATTCGCAGCTGTTCCGCGGCGTACATTACGAGCTATGCTGCTATGACGAAGATGGAAATGAATGGCTCGTCCATTCGACAAAAAAAGCGGAAGTAGGGGAAGAAATCGGGCTTTATTTTGATCCAGAGGATATTCATGTCATGCACATCAGCGAAGATGATGGTGAGGGATCCGATGAAAAATAG
- a CDS encoding ABC transporter permease, whose translation MKNSVRNVYLLPYIIWIGLFVVAPILLILYYSFFDIDGNWTFANYKTFFTPIYLKMAASSVWYAFLITFFSLLVAYPTAYFLTKTKHKQLWLLLMILPTWVNLLLKVYAFLGIFGTYGLANAILETIGIGTKQILFTDFSFVFVSVYIFIPFMILPIFNSLEELNPTLIDAARDLGASAWTTFRRVVFPLTLDGVKAGCQAVFIPALSLFMITRLVAGNRVITLGTAIEEHFLVTQNWGMGSTIAVFLIIAMAIVVIMTGNRK comes from the coding sequence ATGAAAAATAGTGTACGCAACGTTTACTTACTTCCATATATCATATGGATCGGGTTATTTGTCGTCGCGCCGATTTTATTAATTTTGTATTATTCGTTTTTTGACATTGACGGAAATTGGACGTTTGCCAATTATAAAACATTTTTTACGCCGATTTATTTAAAGATGGCGGCTAGTTCCGTTTGGTACGCATTTTTAATTACGTTTTTTTCATTGCTTGTCGCGTATCCAACCGCGTATTTTTTGACAAAAACAAAGCATAAACAGCTTTGGCTTTTGCTGATGATTTTGCCGACATGGGTGAATTTGCTTTTAAAAGTGTATGCGTTTCTCGGCATTTTTGGCACATATGGATTGGCAAACGCAATTTTAGAAACGATCGGAATCGGCACGAAACAAATTTTGTTTACTGATTTTAGTTTTGTGTTCGTGTCGGTATACATTTTTATCCCGTTTATGATCCTCCCGATTTTTAACTCGCTTGAGGAGTTGAACCCAACGTTGATCGATGCCGCGCGGGATCTTGGGGCTTCGGCTTGGACAACGTTTCGTCGCGTCGTTTTTCCGCTGACGTTGGACGGGGTGAAAGCAGGATGTCAAGCCGTGTTTATTCCGGCGTTATCGCTCTTTATGATTACGCGTTTAGTTGCGGGAAACCGCGTGATAACACTCGGTACGGCGATTGAAGAGCATTTTCTTGTCACCCAAAACTGGGGCATGGGTTCGACGATTGCCGTGTTTTTAATTATCGCGATGGCCATTGTCGTCATTATGACAGGAAATCGGAAGTGA
- a CDS encoding ABC transporter permease — MRSNKKWATVYLVFVFLILYTPIIYLIYYSFNSGGMMHDFQHFTLKWYQEVLHDTRLWIIVLNTLTIALLSAAISTILGVIGALAIYYVKKRHMKQLLLTLNNVLIVSPDVIIGASFLILFTIIGIQLGFTSVLLSHIAFSVPIVVLMVLPKLQEMSPTLIDAARDLGANQWDVLTKVILPFITPGIFAGFFMALTYSLDDFAVTFFVTGNGFSTLSVEIYSRARQGISLSINALSTLLFLFTVVLVIGYYFISQKSSTLYGMRGRRK; from the coding sequence ATGCGAAGCAATAAAAAATGGGCGACCGTGTATTTAGTGTTTGTGTTTCTCATTTTGTACACCCCGATTATTTATTTAATTTACTATTCGTTTAATAGCGGCGGCATGATGCACGATTTTCAGCATTTTACGCTGAAGTGGTATCAGGAAGTCCTCCATGATACCCGTTTATGGATTATTGTGCTGAATACACTGACGATTGCTCTTTTGTCTGCGGCGATTTCTACGATTCTTGGAGTAATCGGAGCGTTAGCGATTTATTATGTGAAAAAACGGCATATGAAACAGTTGCTTTTAACGTTGAATAACGTATTAATCGTCAGCCCGGATGTCATTATCGGCGCCTCATTTTTGATTTTGTTTACGATTATCGGCATACAGCTCGGTTTTACGTCGGTGCTGCTGTCCCATATCGCGTTTAGCGTGCCGATCGTCGTGTTAATGGTGCTTCCAAAATTGCAGGAAATGAGCCCGACGCTAATTGACGCGGCGCGTGATTTAGGGGCGAATCAATGGGATGTGCTGACGAAAGTAATATTGCCGTTTATCACTCCTGGTATTTTTGCTGGCTTTTTCATGGCGCTGACGTATTCGCTTGATGACTTCGCGGTGACGTTTTTTGTGACGGGCAACGGTTTTTCGACACTATCGGTGGAAATTTATTCACGGGCGCGCCAAGGAATATCCTTGTCGATTAACGCATTATCGACATTATTGTTTTTGTTTACGGTTGTGCTGGTGATCGGCTACTACTTTATTAGCCAGAAAAGCAGTACCTTATACGGGATGAGGGGGCGACGGAAATGA
- a CDS encoding ABC transporter substrate-binding protein codes for MRKLISLFAAVFFASFVLLYVSALLNKTEGYSGKNTLTVYNWGDYIDPALIKKFEKQTGIKVIYQTFDSNEAMMAKIAQGGTTFDVAVPSEYAISKMKEEGLLIPLDHSKLPNLKYINPRFLNLSFDPGNKYSVPYFWGTVGIVYNPEMIGGKKITSWNDLWDKDLRNQILLVDGAREVIGMGLNSLHYSLNDTNKKHLQEAKEKLDRLTPNVKAIVGDEIKMLLVNEEAAIGVVWSGDAAEIIAENDKLDYVVPKEGSNLWFDNMVIPKTAKNIEGAHQFINFMLDPKNAAQNAEYVGYSTPNEKALDYLPKEVTEDKRFYPDFESVGNLEVYENLGKRMLAYYNELFLQFKMHRK; via the coding sequence ATGAGAAAGCTGATATCCTTGTTTGCGGCCGTTTTTTTCGCCTCGTTTGTACTGCTTTACGTGTCTGCCCTGCTGAATAAAACGGAAGGATATTCCGGGAAAAATACATTGACTGTGTATAATTGGGGCGATTACATCGATCCTGCGTTGATTAAAAAGTTCGAAAAGCAGACAGGCATCAAAGTCATCTACCAAACGTTTGACTCCAATGAAGCGATGATGGCGAAAATCGCCCAAGGCGGCACGACGTTTGATGTTGCCGTCCCGTCCGAATATGCGATCAGTAAAATGAAAGAAGAGGGGCTGCTTATTCCGCTCGACCATTCGAAATTGCCGAATTTAAAATATATCAACCCGCGCTTTTTAAATTTATCGTTTGACCCGGGCAACAAGTATTCTGTCCCGTATTTTTGGGGAACGGTCGGCATCGTCTATAATCCGGAAATGATTGGCGGCAAAAAAATAACGAGCTGGAACGATTTATGGGATAAAGATTTGCGCAATCAAATTTTGTTAGTTGACGGCGCGCGCGAAGTGATTGGCATGGGGCTCAATAGCTTGCATTATTCGTTAAATGACACGAATAAGAAGCACTTGCAAGAAGCGAAAGAAAAACTCGATCGTCTTACGCCAAACGTCAAAGCGATTGTCGGCGATGAGATTAAAATGCTTTTAGTGAATGAAGAAGCGGCAATCGGAGTTGTTTGGTCAGGAGACGCGGCGGAGATCATCGCGGAAAATGACAAGCTCGATTATGTGGTGCCAAAAGAAGGCTCCAATTTATGGTTCGATAATATGGTTATTCCAAAAACAGCGAAAAATATTGAAGGGGCGCATCAATTTATTAACTTTATGCTTGATCCGAAAAACGCCGCACAAAACGCGGAGTATGTCGGCTATTCGACGCCGAATGAGAAGGCGCTGGACTATTTGCCGAAAGAAGTCACCGAAGACAAACGGTTTTATCCAGATTTTGAGTCAGTCGGCAATTTAGAAGTGTACGAAAATTTAGGAAAACGGATGCTTGCTTATTACAACGAGCTGTTTTTGCAGTTTAAAATGCATCGGAAATAA
- a CDS encoding MFS transporter, translated as MNSGHSSSTLTSHHIYWIVAGVTFLTLLVSAGVRSTPGVLIVPFELSFGWTRAEVTFPLAINIALYGLCGPFAAAFMERYGVKRMMLIALSLLVAGTGLSVWMKTTWQMTLLWGFLVGTGAGFTSSVLGAVIANRWFKEKRGLVVGVFSASGAAGQLVFLPLFAKMISSYGWQTVVLATSLSALLTMLCVGWFMRDKPSDVGLLPYGATEPVETASAPYANPFLSALNGLKMGARSKDFWLLAGSFFVCGLSTNGLIGTHLIPACMEHGIPEVTAASMLAVMGIFDILGTTLSGWLSDRWNNRWLLFWYYGLRGISLVFLPYALDSTFLGLSVFVVFYGLDWVATVPPTVRLCSDVFGKQSGVVFGWVWAFHQLGAAAAAFGGGILHTWFGTYTFIFIVAGILCVTAAGFVLQIYREKKAAAHSV; from the coding sequence ATGAACAGCGGTCATTCTTCCTCAACATTGACATCACATCATATTTATTGGATTGTGGCTGGAGTCACTTTCTTGACGTTATTAGTTTCAGCAGGCGTGCGTTCCACTCCCGGTGTTCTCATCGTTCCTTTTGAGCTATCGTTTGGATGGACCCGCGCGGAAGTTACGTTTCCTTTGGCCATTAATATCGCATTATATGGTCTTTGCGGGCCATTTGCGGCAGCGTTTATGGAACGGTACGGGGTAAAACGAATGATGCTCATCGCTCTGTCATTGCTTGTGGCAGGCACGGGACTCTCAGTATGGATGAAAACGACATGGCAGATGACATTGTTATGGGGATTTTTAGTGGGGACCGGGGCCGGGTTCACTTCCTCTGTTTTAGGAGCGGTAATAGCAAACCGCTGGTTTAAAGAGAAACGCGGATTGGTTGTTGGCGTGTTTTCCGCCAGCGGAGCAGCGGGACAACTTGTTTTTTTGCCTTTATTCGCAAAAATGATCTCCTCTTATGGCTGGCAAACGGTTGTCTTGGCCACCTCCTTATCCGCATTGCTTACAATGTTATGTGTAGGATGGTTTATGCGCGATAAGCCCAGCGATGTCGGCCTGCTTCCATATGGTGCAACAGAGCCGGTTGAAACGGCATCTGCTCCCTATGCGAATCCTTTTCTTTCTGCACTAAATGGATTGAAAATGGGAGCTCGCTCCAAAGATTTTTGGCTGCTTGCCGGAAGTTTCTTTGTTTGTGGTTTATCCACGAATGGGCTGATTGGAACCCACCTCATACCCGCTTGTATGGAGCATGGAATTCCAGAAGTAACCGCAGCCAGCATGCTGGCTGTTATGGGGATTTTCGATATTTTAGGAACAACACTGTCAGGCTGGCTTTCCGATCGCTGGAATAATCGCTGGTTATTGTTTTGGTATTATGGATTGCGCGGAATTTCCCTTGTTTTTCTCCCATACGCTCTGGACTCTACGTTTTTAGGCTTATCGGTGTTTGTTGTCTTCTATGGGCTTGATTGGGTTGCAACAGTGCCTCCTACTGTCCGTCTGTGCAGTGATGTATTTGGAAAACAAAGCGGAGTGGTATTTGGCTGGGTATGGGCTTTTCACCAACTTGGCGCCGCGGCTGCTGCCTTTGGCGGCGGTATCTTACACACATGGTTCGGAACCTATACATTTATATTTATTGTCGCGGGTATCCTTTGTGTAACAGCAGCCGGGTTTGTCCTGCAAATATATAGAGAGAAAAAGGCAGCCGCCCACTCCGTATAA
- a CDS encoding alpha-glucoside-specific PTS transporter subunit IIBC, translating into MMQKIQRFGAAMFVPVLLFPFAGIVVGLTILFKNPDIMGSIADPDGMWYKFWTVVEEGGWTVFRQMPLLFVIGIPIGLAKKAHARACMEAIVTYLTFNYFINAILTLWGDKFGVDFSQEVGGVSGLTMIAGIKTLDTSIIGAIVISSIVVMLHNRYFDTKLPDFLGIFQGSSFVVIIAFLVMLPVALITAYVWPIVQHGIASLQGFLASSGVFGVWLYTFLERILIPTGLHHFIYGPFVFGPAVVEGGIAKYWMEHLSEYATSAHSLKEMFPEGGFALHGMSKIFGIPGIALAMYVTAKPEKRKQVSGLLISAALTAVIAGISEPIEFTFLFVAPWLFAVHAVLAATMAAVMYAFGVVGNMGGGLLEIATANWIPLFKYHSMTYLIQWIIGFAFMIIYFFVFRYLILKFNVATPGREADDSAETKLYTKADYKAKKQAGQNDSDNSYTVQALQFLDALGGPENIVSVTNCATRLRVSVHDESTVAPDSVFKSAGAHGVVRNGKAIQVIVGLSVPQVREQFEKALEEKGVKTGS; encoded by the coding sequence ATGATGCAAAAGATTCAGCGGTTTGGCGCAGCGATGTTTGTGCCAGTATTGCTTTTTCCATTTGCTGGCATAGTTGTTGGCTTGACGATCTTATTTAAAAACCCTGATATCATGGGCTCCATTGCGGATCCAGACGGAATGTGGTACAAGTTTTGGACGGTAGTAGAAGAGGGGGGATGGACGGTCTTCCGGCAAATGCCGTTATTGTTTGTTATAGGCATTCCGATCGGGCTGGCAAAAAAGGCTCATGCGAGAGCTTGTATGGAAGCGATTGTTACTTATTTAACATTCAACTATTTTATTAACGCGATATTGACTCTTTGGGGAGATAAATTTGGCGTAGATTTCAGCCAAGAAGTTGGCGGAGTCAGCGGTTTGACAATGATAGCGGGAATCAAAACGTTAGATACGAGCATTATTGGAGCGATTGTTATATCTTCTATTGTCGTAATGCTTCATAACCGGTATTTCGATACGAAACTTCCTGATTTTCTTGGCATTTTTCAAGGTTCATCATTTGTGGTGATTATTGCATTTCTTGTGATGCTTCCAGTTGCTCTAATAACAGCATATGTTTGGCCGATCGTACAACATGGCATCGCATCTTTACAAGGATTTTTAGCAAGTTCAGGAGTGTTTGGGGTTTGGTTATATACATTTTTAGAGCGCATCCTTATTCCAACAGGCTTGCATCACTTCATCTACGGCCCGTTTGTCTTTGGACCTGCGGTTGTCGAAGGGGGAATCGCGAAGTATTGGATGGAGCATTTATCAGAATACGCAACATCTGCCCATTCTTTAAAAGAAATGTTTCCAGAAGGCGGGTTTGCATTGCACGGGATGTCTAAAATCTTTGGTATTCCAGGCATTGCATTAGCGATGTATGTGACTGCAAAACCAGAAAAAAGAAAGCAAGTTTCAGGATTATTAATCTCTGCCGCTTTAACTGCTGTGATTGCCGGAATTTCAGAACCGATTGAGTTTACTTTCCTGTTTGTGGCACCTTGGTTATTTGCTGTTCATGCTGTTTTGGCAGCAACGATGGCAGCAGTAATGTATGCGTTTGGTGTTGTAGGAAATATGGGCGGGGGTCTGCTAGAAATCGCTACGGCAAACTGGATTCCATTATTTAAATATCACAGCATGACTTATCTCATCCAATGGATAATCGGTTTCGCGTTTATGATTATTTACTTCTTTGTTTTCCGATATTTGATTCTTAAATTTAATGTGGCGACGCCGGGACGCGAAGCGGATGATTCAGCAGAGACGAAATTATATACGAAAGCAGATTATAAAGCAAAAAAACAAGCTGGCCAAAATGACAGTGACAACAGCTATACGGTTCAGGCACTGCAATTTTTAGACGCGCTCGGCGGACCAGAAAATATCGTGTCGGTTACCAATTGCGCCACACGCCTTCGCGTTAGTGTCCATGATGAATCAACAGTCGCGCCGGATAGTGTGTTCAAATCTGCGGGAGCCCATGGTGTTGTTCGTAATGGCAAAGCTATTCAAGTGATCGTTGGTTTATCCGTTCCGCAAGTGCGAGAGCAGTTCGAGAAAGCTTTAGAAGAAAAAGGGGTTAAGACAGGGTCGTAA
- a CDS encoding 6-phospho-alpha-glucosidase, whose amino-acid sequence MKKFSILIAGGGSTFTPGIVLMLLDNLDKFPLRKLKLYDIDKERQDTIAGACEVILREKAPEIEFLATTDPEEAFTDVDFVMAHIRVGKYAMRELDEKIPLKYGVVGQETCGPGGIAYGMRSIGGVLELIDYMEKYSPDAWMLNYSNPAAIVAEATRRLRPHSKILNICDMPVAIEERMARILGLKSRKEMTVRYYGLNHFGWWTDIRDKEGNDLMPKLKEHVAKYGYVVNDGGDNQHVDASWQDTFLKARDVYALDPDTLPNTYLKYYFFPDEVVAHSNPDYTRANEVMDGREKFVFTECKKIIENQSTEGSALHIDEHASYIVDLARAIAYNTHERMLLIVENKGAISNFDPTAMVEIPCIVGSNGPEPLSIGEIPQFQKGLMEQQVSVEKLVVEAWITKSYQKLWQAITLSKTVPSAKVAKQILDDLIEANKGYWPELH is encoded by the coding sequence ATGAAAAAGTTTTCCATTTTGATTGCAGGCGGGGGAAGCACATTTACTCCGGGAATTGTGTTGATGTTATTGGATAATTTAGACAAATTTCCGCTTCGCAAGTTAAAGTTGTACGATATTGATAAAGAACGGCAAGATACCATCGCCGGGGCATGTGAAGTGATTTTAAGAGAAAAAGCTCCAGAAATTGAGTTTCTCGCTACTACTGATCCGGAAGAAGCGTTTACCGATGTTGACTTTGTCATGGCCCACATTCGGGTGGGAAAATACGCGATGCGTGAATTGGATGAAAAAATTCCGTTGAAATATGGCGTGGTAGGCCAAGAAACGTGCGGGCCAGGCGGAATTGCATATGGAATGCGTTCCATCGGAGGAGTATTGGAATTAATTGATTATATGGAAAAATACTCCCCTGATGCATGGATGCTCAATTATTCCAATCCAGCGGCAATTGTGGCTGAAGCGACGCGCCGTCTCCGTCCTCATTCGAAAATACTTAACATTTGTGATATGCCTGTTGCGATTGAAGAACGGATGGCGCGGATTTTAGGGCTGAAATCCCGCAAAGAAATGACGGTGAGATATTATGGATTGAACCATTTTGGATGGTGGACAGATATCCGCGACAAAGAAGGAAATGATTTAATGCCTAAATTAAAAGAGCATGTTGCAAAGTACGGGTATGTTGTCAATGATGGCGGAGACAACCAGCATGTGGATGCTAGCTGGCAAGATACATTCTTAAAAGCGAGAGATGTGTATGCGTTAGATCCAGATACATTGCCGAACACATATTTAAAATACTATTTCTTCCCGGATGAAGTAGTAGCACATTCTAACCCGGATTATACAAGAGCCAATGAAGTAATGGATGGACGTGAAAAATTTGTATTTACGGAATGTAAAAAAATCATTGAAAATCAATCCACAGAAGGAAGCGCGCTTCATATTGACGAACATGCTTCATACATTGTTGATTTAGCGCGCGCCATTGCCTATAACACCCATGAAAGAATGCTGCTGATTGTAGAAAATAAAGGAGCTATTTCTAATTTTGACCCGACCGCCATGGTGGAAATTCCATGCATTGTCGGCAGCAACGGCCCTGAACCGCTGTCGATCGGGGAAATCCCGCAATTCCAAAAAGGGTTAATGGAACAACAAGTATCTGTGGAAAAGCTAGTGGTAGAAGCATGGATCACAAAATCTTACCAAAAATTATGGCAAGCTATAACGCTATCTAAAACAGTGCCAAGCGCGAAAGTGGCAAAACAAATATTAGACGATTTAATCGAGGCAAACAAAGGATATTGGCCAGAATTGCATTAA
- a CDS encoding MurR/RpiR family transcriptional regulator encodes MKIEELINKHYNQLNETDFHILKYILNNKSECHKLGINSLAEKCNVSRSSILRLAQKLGFSGYSEFRVFLKWQEQEGNNSDKSQAGILSNDILETLKYIKTKDFSEMCKLIHRAQRIFIYGTGTAQLDCAFELQRMFLAVQKYLYVIQAQTELEMVIKDMTPDDLVIIISFSGDTPAIFPAVQSLVAKGIPFISVTNLKNNRLARMTPYNLYANSSSNELSDGTKLNTFASFFIISEMLFSHYVDYLKQLQNDAKNGEQL; translated from the coding sequence ATGAAAATCGAGGAATTGATTAATAAACATTATAATCAACTTAATGAGACTGATTTCCATATTCTTAAGTATATTTTAAACAATAAAAGCGAATGCCACAAATTAGGAATCAACAGTTTAGCAGAAAAATGCAATGTTTCGCGTTCATCCATTTTAAGGTTAGCCCAAAAACTTGGGTTTAGTGGATATAGTGAGTTTCGTGTGTTTCTGAAATGGCAAGAACAAGAAGGCAACAATAGTGATAAAAGCCAAGCCGGAATTTTAAGCAACGATATTCTCGAAACATTAAAATATATCAAGACAAAAGATTTCTCCGAAATGTGCAAATTAATCCATCGCGCGCAAAGAATATTTATTTATGGAACCGGTACTGCGCAATTAGATTGTGCCTTTGAATTGCAACGAATGTTTCTGGCTGTGCAAAAATATTTGTATGTCATTCAGGCACAAACGGAACTGGAAATGGTCATTAAAGACATGACGCCAGATGATTTAGTCATTATTATTTCTTTTTCCGGAGATACTCCGGCGATTTTTCCGGCAGTACAGTCATTGGTCGCGAAAGGAATCCCATTTATTTCAGTAACAAACTTAAAAAACAACCGCTTGGCAAGAATGACTCCTTATAACCTATATGCGAACAGCTCCAGCAACGAATTAAGCGACGGCACTAAACTTAACACATTTGCTTCTTTTTTTATTATAAGTGAGATGCTTTTTAGTCATTATGTCGATTATCTCAAGCAACTACAAAATGATGCAAAAAATGGTGAACAATTATGA
- a CDS encoding PTS sugar transporter subunit IIA — MLKKLFSKKIETRAVEIYSPLDGEAIPLEEVPDPVFAQKMMGDGLAIIPKNGKVVSPINGKVVQIFPTKHAVGLVSEEGLEILIHIGLETVELNGEGFEVEVNAGETVKVGDPLINVDLDYLEQKHKEIVTPIIITNMLDKVGDLEYVKKNNIVTRGDIIMKCRVKAI; from the coding sequence ATGTTGAAAAAATTATTTAGCAAAAAAATAGAAACGAGAGCAGTGGAAATATACTCCCCGCTTGATGGGGAAGCAATACCGTTAGAAGAAGTTCCTGACCCTGTATTTGCTCAAAAAATGATGGGAGACGGTTTAGCAATTATTCCGAAGAACGGAAAAGTAGTTTCCCCTATTAACGGAAAGGTTGTGCAAATTTTTCCTACGAAGCATGCAGTCGGCCTTGTTTCAGAAGAAGGATTAGAAATACTTATCCATATTGGGTTAGAAACTGTAGAGTTAAATGGAGAAGGGTTTGAAGTTGAAGTAAATGCCGGGGAAACAGTGAAAGTGGGGGATCCTTTAATAAATGTTGATCTTGATTATTTAGAGCAAAAACATAAAGAAATCGTCACCCCAATTATTATTACCAATATGTTGGATAAAGTGGGAGATTTAGAGTATGTCAAAAAGAATAATATCGTGACAAGAGGAGATATCATCATGAAATGCAGGGTAAAAGCGATTTGA
- a CDS encoding PspA/IM30 family protein encodes MGLFRRVKTIILADLHELVDQWEDPVALTKQYLRELQEQIETAQRSIAQQMALEQRYASLIAHVKTMIEKRTRQAKLALERNEEAIAKLALREKLMYEKKLSAYQQQYETLQEKTTYMSEQLNKLYEKYEELSAKQWELHARANAAKTIKDINTTLASFHPEQALRGFARMEERVFALEAEANASRRFLESAHAFPSTIDEEVETELAKWKEAQAKNA; translated from the coding sequence ATGGGGTTATTCCGCCGCGTAAAAACGATCATACTGGCTGATTTGCATGAACTTGTCGATCAATGGGAAGATCCTGTTGCCTTAACGAAACAATATTTACGCGAATTGCAGGAGCAAATCGAAACGGCGCAGCGATCCATCGCCCAGCAAATGGCGCTGGAACAGCGTTATGCATCGCTGATTGCGCATGTAAAAACAATGATCGAAAAACGGACACGCCAAGCGAAACTAGCGTTGGAACGGAACGAAGAAGCCATCGCAAAACTCGCGCTGCGGGAAAAGCTGATGTATGAGAAAAAACTTTCCGCTTACCAGCAACAATATGAAACGCTTCAAGAAAAAACAACCTATATGTCCGAGCAGTTAAACAAACTTTACGAAAAATATGAAGAGCTTTCCGCCAAACAATGGGAGCTCCATGCGCGCGCGAACGCGGCCAAAACAATAAAAGACATCAACACAACACTCGCCTCTTTTCATCCTGAACAGGCGCTTCGCGGTTTCGCGCGCATGGAAGAACGCGTCTTCGCCTTAGAAGCTGAAGCAAACGCAAGCCGCCGCTTTCTTGAGTCCGCACATGCGTTTCCTTCAACCATCGACGAAGAAGTCGAAACCGAACTGGCCAAATGGAAAGAAGCGCAAGCCAAAAATGCTTAA